The Candidatus Nanopelagicales bacterium genome includes the window GCTCGGGGTGCACGCCTTCAGCCATGTCACCGGCGGGGGGCTGGCGGCGAACCTGGCCCGCGTCCTGCCGGCCGGGCTGGCGGCGGACGTGGACCGGTCCACCTGGACGCCGCCACCGGTGTTCGGGCTCATCGCCGGCCTCGGCGGGGTGACCCGGGCCGAGGCGGAGCGGACGTTCAACCAGGGCGTCGGGATGGTCGCGGTCATCGACCCGGCCGACGCGGATGCCGTGCTGGCGCGGCTGTCCGACCGAGGGGTGCCCTCGTGGGTGCTCGGGTCGGTGCGGGAGCGGCGTGACGGCGAGGCCGGAGACGCCGAGGCCAAGGGTGGTGGCGGGGGAGCGGTCACGCTGGTGGGGGACCACCCGGGCTGACCCGGCCGGTCACCTCGGAGTGGTGGGACCGCCGGCCCGGTGCGGCCGTCGCGGGTCGGCTCTCTGGTGCGGTCGGGCTACGGGTGTCGGGACGTCACCGCGAGGTGACGTCCTCCTCCTCGTCCTCGTCCGCGTCGTAGTACTTCGCGTAGGGGTCGTCGAAGTCCTCGTCGTCGTCCTCGACCACATCGTCCTCGTGGACGGACTCGTGGTCGGACGACCCGGCCAGCTCCGCCTGAAGTCGGTCGAGGTCCGTGTGCGGACCGCCGTACTTCAGCTGGCGGGCGACCTTGG containing:
- a CDS encoding DUF3073 domain-containing protein — its product is MGRGRAKAKQTKVARQLKYGGPHTDLDRLQAELAGSSDHESVHEDDVVEDDDEDFDDPYAKYYDADEDEEEDVTSR